In one window of Pseudobythopirellula maris DNA:
- a CDS encoding S1C family serine protease — protein MHHALQRRRTPSWLSALGPAACLAAGLAAGIAPAVATAQRAPGTTALPALSGRPMPISNAGASLSAEQRGYEYDALAHDTRLLEQQLGLIKRVVRLVTPAVVHIEARPLREYRVRSDLQEAGSGVVVELGGRPYVLTNRHVIKHSSEPHIRVQLADGQVVNPTKMWSDKDTDIAVLSLGGVSLDGVSLAAVRLGDSSTIEIGEFVLAVGSPFGLSQSVTLGIISAKGRYNLDLGDGDVKYQNFLQTDAAINPGNSGGPLINLRGEVIGLNTAIASSSGGNEGIGFSIPINVAVRIASQLVDTGQVRRGFLGVQLDGYFDDKQARAVGLPRLTGARVKNVRHSTPAERAHLLPDDVILSYDGVRVEDDEHLVGLVKLTEIGRRIELIVFRDGQPVRATVMIGDEREDRGS, from the coding sequence ATGCACCACGCCTTGCAACGCCGCCGAACGCCCTCGTGGCTTTCGGCGCTAGGCCCGGCGGCTTGCCTGGCGGCGGGGCTCGCGGCGGGGATCGCGCCCGCGGTGGCCACGGCGCAGCGGGCGCCGGGCACGACCGCACTGCCGGCCCTCAGCGGCCGGCCGATGCCGATCAGCAACGCTGGCGCCAGTCTCTCGGCCGAGCAACGCGGCTACGAGTACGACGCCCTGGCCCACGACACGCGACTGCTCGAGCAACAACTCGGGCTCATCAAGCGCGTCGTGCGGCTCGTCACCCCCGCGGTGGTGCACATCGAGGCCCGCCCGCTCCGTGAGTACCGGGTGCGCTCGGACCTGCAAGAGGCGGGGTCGGGCGTGGTGGTGGAGTTGGGCGGCCGGCCTTATGTGCTCACCAACCGCCACGTCATCAAGCACTCCTCCGAGCCGCACATCCGTGTGCAACTGGCCGACGGCCAGGTCGTGAACCCCACGAAGATGTGGTCTGACAAAGACACCGACATCGCGGTCCTATCGCTGGGCGGCGTTTCGCTCGACGGCGTGAGTCTCGCCGCGGTCCGGCTGGGCGACAGCTCGACGATCGAGATCGGCGAGTTCGTGCTGGCGGTCGGCAGCCCGTTCGGGCTGAGCCAGAGCGTCACGCTGGGCATCATCAGCGCCAAGGGCCGTTACAATCTCGACCTCGGCGACGGCGACGTGAAGTACCAGAACTTCCTGCAGACCGACGCCGCCATCAACCCCGGCAACTCGGGCGGGCCGCTCATCAACTTGCGGGGCGAGGTGATCGGCCTGAACACGGCGATCGCCAGCAGCAGCGGCGGCAACGAGGGGATCGGTTTCTCAATCCCGATCAACGTCGCGGTGCGGATCGCCAGCCAATTGGTCGACACCGGCCAGGTGCGGCGCGGCTTCCTGGGCGTGCAGCTCGACGGCTACTTCGACGACAAGCAGGCGCGGGCCGTGGGCCTGCCCCGGCTCACCGGCGCCCGGGTCAAGAACGTGCGCCACAGCACGCCCGCCGAGCGCGCCCACCTGCTGCCAGACGACGTGATCCTCAGCTACGACGGCGTTCGGGTCGAGGACGACGAGCACCTGGTTGGGCTCGTGAAACTCACCGAGATCGGCAGGCGGATCGAGCTGATCGTGTTCCGCGACGGGCAGCCGGTGCGGGCCACGGTCATGATCGGCGACGAGCGGGAAGACAGGGGCTCTTGA
- a CDS encoding PEP-CTERM sorting domain-containing protein: MVRPTVARCLAYAAFALVLAPAADARAQLPAATGRQIALSQPAWKLFVPDDYQDRGGVADLLVHFHGDPQTVWNNAAYARLNAVVLTVNYSGLSSAYTGPFTNRRLFGSLLGESLNKLRALDDFSDNLEWDRVGVSSFSAGYGAVREILKQSGYRDQIDGVLAADSLYASTASDGTPLDSQMADYKTYATLAQQGAKTLLFSHSRVLTHTYENTAETGDELLAHLGVAASPVDRDGLGDLRFYREAQSGGFRLWGAEGADGDAHLAHLRYMGEFLRELPLAKVPEPSALMLALPGLAMAAMRRRRRIAEVR, encoded by the coding sequence TTGGTTCGACCAACAGTTGCCCGTTGCTTGGCGTACGCCGCGTTCGCCTTGGTGCTCGCCCCGGCTGCAGACGCGCGGGCCCAGCTGCCCGCGGCTACCGGCCGGCAGATTGCGCTGAGCCAGCCCGCCTGGAAGCTCTTCGTCCCTGACGACTACCAGGACCGCGGCGGCGTGGCCGACCTGCTGGTCCACTTCCATGGCGACCCGCAGACCGTTTGGAACAACGCCGCCTACGCGCGGCTCAACGCGGTCGTGCTCACGGTCAATTACAGCGGCCTGTCGAGCGCTTACACGGGGCCCTTTACCAACCGCCGGCTGTTCGGCTCGCTGCTGGGCGAATCGCTCAACAAGCTGCGCGCCCTCGACGATTTCTCAGACAACCTCGAATGGGATCGTGTGGGGGTCTCGTCGTTCAGCGCGGGCTACGGCGCTGTGCGCGAAATCCTCAAGCAATCGGGCTATCGGGATCAGATCGACGGGGTGCTGGCGGCCGACTCGCTCTACGCCTCCACGGCGAGCGACGGCACGCCGCTCGACTCGCAGATGGCCGATTACAAGACCTACGCGACGCTCGCCCAGCAAGGCGCTAAAACACTCCTGTTCAGCCACTCCCGCGTGCTGACCCACACCTACGAGAACACCGCAGAGACCGGCGACGAGTTGCTCGCGCACCTTGGCGTGGCGGCCTCGCCGGTCGACCGCGACGGGCTCGGCGACCTGCGTTTCTACCGCGAGGCCCAAAGCGGCGGCTTCCGGTTGTGGGGCGCCGAGGGCGCCGATGGCGACGCCCACCTGGCGCACCTGCGCTACATGGGCGAGTTTCTGCGTGAGCTGCCGCTCGCCAAGGTCCCCGAGCCTTCCGCACTCATGCTCGCACTGCCGGGCCTCGCGATGGCCGCCATGAGGCGCCGCCGTCGCATCGCAGAGGTTCGCTGA
- a CDS encoding 7-carboxy-7-deazaguanine synthase QueE has product MRIAEIYKSIQGEGLRTGEASVFVRASGCNLRCWFCDTPHASWAPEGKDLSVDEIAAEVEEWDCRDVVVTGGEPMLFAELIPLVDRLRAAGRVVTIETAGTLHLDVACDLMSISPKLAGSTPPVEEHPHWARRHERSRLRVDVLRRLIREHAGAYQLKFVVDEAEELGEVEELLALIAAAGGPAIDPERVLLMPQGVEPGELERRAEWLRPACAERGYKYCPRMQIEWFGAARGT; this is encoded by the coding sequence ATCCGCATCGCTGAGATCTACAAATCGATCCAAGGCGAAGGCCTACGCACCGGCGAGGCGAGCGTGTTCGTGCGCGCCAGCGGGTGCAACCTGCGGTGCTGGTTCTGCGACACGCCGCACGCCTCGTGGGCGCCCGAGGGCAAGGACCTCTCGGTGGACGAGATCGCCGCCGAGGTCGAGGAGTGGGACTGCCGCGACGTGGTCGTCACCGGCGGCGAGCCGATGCTCTTCGCCGAGCTGATCCCGCTCGTCGACCGCCTGCGCGCGGCGGGCCGCGTGGTGACGATCGAGACCGCCGGCACGCTGCACCTCGACGTGGCGTGCGACCTGATGTCGATCAGCCCCAAGCTCGCCGGCTCGACCCCGCCCGTCGAAGAGCACCCCCACTGGGCCCGCCGCCACGAGCGGAGCCGTCTGCGGGTCGACGTGCTGCGGCGACTCATCCGCGAGCACGCGGGCGCCTACCAGCTGAAATTTGTGGTCGACGAGGCGGAGGAACTCGGCGAGGTCGAAGAGCTGCTCGCCCTGATTGCCGCCGCCGGCGGCCCCGCGATCGACCCCGAGCGCGTGCTGCTGATGCCTCAGGGCGTGGAGCCCGGAGAGCTCGAGCGACGCGCCGAGTGGCTGCGCCCGGCGTGCGCGGAGCGGGGCTACAAGTACTGCCCGCGGATGCAGATCGAGTGGTTCGGCGCCGCCCGCGGCACGTAA
- a CDS encoding FHA domain-containing protein has protein sequence MSCTLIPSAEITLPSAAARLGLKAYDAQGQDACGAESPVWALDQVVTIGSGPRCSLRLRGPGLKPLHCVVTPTDQGPVVRRWASGTLLNGQSFTESPIALGDRLSVGEMTVEIIEQEDPDAREGFAETAEVFAEESLAEEQNKEQHEATAPENTAHENTAHEAAVGGQAAPDDSDALPQADVEATSVGASEAEQPEEPQEEILAETPVDESITDWGHCDWGHSDWSTNIDAAQPVAEPPQQPDASVDPAAYEEAEPRAESLQLSEAPGDTTFDAASQPQEVRPTRVAVPERLLKPWSPSNPVVSNELPVESAPIVATPPAAESIAPSLDAIAASEPLDAATPPAPSGAETQADESTDLMEASAWFTAIHESLAVDPPIASQTDPVSSQALEDDETETNQRKAKLADTDPLETETDDEPSAVVAAPPVDDEQQKLLEAHWSERVATTRSRARSLAAALRRERQVVADLTAKLSDHQIASGEAAEAIGLLHDRCTLLEQQLTAAQQEAEDAGCRLADAQAELDAMAEAIREPIETPPEALSETAAADAFLPSEVEPADTYASESNATSHDSEEQFHAEDAADQSTTDQNVAGPSSTPESDPHSTADLWGMSPEGSTAPQPEADASSADWLAKPVEAAEVAPEGTAGADAVEVAAADTETGFDARRPSEAVWGVASETQADASDQPPIVPEAPEVAVTQAAESAPAATEAESPGEIADTWGDTSDLWGIEKQAAAEASPAATDFAEQESLPALAQEPAPAQEPEPTGELEAQSSDQTEETFAHEPGGNLSSEPASEPTVEAASSDAPHGKHFASIADGEDLSRWPSDSENAVAAEPAHEAPVNGAETDPSEPAIADEVKAPSDPAIEGSTDDEEPTEPSGVSASYVDPFAAPEKPAQEEDTKSEPESYLDRYAHLLQEDGEAEASTPSPAATQLPPQPSAALGAGAAEPTDKGGEDDESIDDYMAKMMARIRGESAAPAPTPAPAPVRKPSPSETSAPEDAVETEPVAAAEPPAVAKVEFRGGPAPEKADALDQLRQLANQSARKAITLSDHNKGREKVSLNLGLGGVSIGFGCLLATMATEVFSAHMYAAAALILIGCGWLLKTGLRLLGGVKLAD, from the coding sequence ATGAGCTGCACCCTAATTCCCTCAGCCGAGATCACGCTCCCAAGCGCCGCCGCTCGGCTGGGCCTGAAGGCCTACGACGCACAGGGCCAAGACGCCTGCGGCGCCGAGTCGCCTGTGTGGGCCCTCGACCAAGTCGTGACCATTGGCTCGGGACCGCGATGCTCGCTCCGACTGCGTGGCCCGGGTCTCAAACCGCTGCATTGCGTGGTGACCCCGACCGACCAAGGCCCGGTCGTCCGTCGCTGGGCGAGCGGAACCTTGCTCAACGGCCAATCGTTCACCGAGTCGCCGATCGCCCTGGGCGACCGCCTGTCGGTGGGCGAGATGACGGTCGAGATCATCGAACAAGAGGACCCCGATGCGAGGGAGGGGTTCGCCGAAACGGCCGAGGTGTTCGCCGAAGAGTCCCTTGCCGAGGAGCAGAATAAGGAACAGCACGAGGCAACGGCGCCCGAGAACACGGCGCACGAGAACACGGCGCACGAGGCAGCGGTAGGCGGGCAAGCCGCGCCCGACGATTCTGACGCTCTTCCTCAAGCAGACGTCGAGGCAACTTCCGTCGGTGCGAGCGAAGCGGAGCAGCCCGAAGAACCCCAGGAAGAGATCCTGGCTGAAACGCCGGTGGATGAATCGATCACCGACTGGGGCCATTGCGATTGGGGCCACAGCGATTGGTCTACGAACATCGATGCGGCTCAGCCAGTCGCTGAGCCCCCTCAGCAGCCCGACGCAAGCGTTGATCCCGCCGCTTACGAAGAGGCCGAACCGCGCGCCGAGTCGCTCCAGCTAAGCGAAGCCCCCGGCGATACCACCTTCGACGCGGCCTCCCAACCGCAGGAAGTCCGCCCTACCCGGGTGGCGGTTCCTGAGCGGCTGCTGAAGCCTTGGTCGCCAAGCAATCCTGTCGTGAGCAACGAGCTCCCAGTCGAGTCGGCGCCGATCGTCGCCACTCCGCCGGCCGCGGAATCGATCGCACCGAGCCTCGACGCGATCGCCGCGTCTGAACCGCTGGATGCAGCCACGCCGCCGGCGCCTTCGGGCGCCGAAACGCAGGCCGATGAGTCGACCGACCTGATGGAAGCCTCGGCCTGGTTTACGGCGATTCACGAATCGTTGGCGGTGGACCCGCCCATCGCTTCGCAAACCGACCCGGTGTCCTCGCAGGCGTTGGAAGACGACGAGACCGAAACCAACCAACGGAAAGCGAAGCTCGCCGACACCGACCCGCTCGAGACCGAGACCGACGACGAGCCTTCGGCCGTCGTCGCTGCGCCGCCTGTCGACGACGAGCAACAGAAACTGCTCGAAGCCCATTGGTCGGAGAGAGTCGCGACGACCCGATCCCGGGCGCGGAGCTTGGCCGCAGCGCTAAGACGCGAGCGTCAGGTTGTCGCCGACCTCACCGCCAAGCTATCGGATCACCAAATCGCCAGCGGCGAGGCGGCCGAGGCGATCGGCCTGCTCCACGATCGCTGCACGCTGCTCGAACAACAGCTGACCGCAGCACAGCAAGAAGCCGAGGACGCAGGCTGTCGGTTGGCCGACGCGCAAGCAGAGCTCGACGCCATGGCGGAAGCGATTCGCGAGCCGATCGAAACGCCGCCCGAGGCGTTGTCCGAGACCGCGGCTGCCGACGCGTTCTTGCCGAGCGAAGTCGAGCCCGCGGATACCTACGCCAGCGAGTCGAACGCAACGTCGCACGACTCCGAAGAGCAGTTCCACGCTGAAGATGCAGCCGATCAAAGCACAACCGATCAAAACGTGGCAGGTCCGAGTTCGACGCCGGAGAGCGATCCGCACTCGACCGCCGATCTGTGGGGCATGAGCCCCGAGGGATCGACGGCGCCGCAGCCCGAGGCGGATGCATCATCGGCCGATTGGCTGGCCAAACCAGTCGAAGCGGCAGAGGTTGCTCCGGAGGGAACTGCGGGGGCTGACGCCGTGGAAGTTGCTGCGGCCGATACCGAAACCGGTTTCGACGCACGGCGACCGAGTGAAGCGGTCTGGGGTGTCGCTAGCGAGACGCAAGCAGACGCGTCCGATCAGCCGCCCATCGTGCCAGAAGCTCCTGAGGTTGCTGTAACGCAAGCGGCCGAGTCGGCGCCCGCCGCAACCGAAGCCGAATCACCCGGCGAAATCGCCGACACATGGGGCGACACGAGCGATCTGTGGGGAATCGAAAAGCAAGCCGCCGCGGAGGCGTCGCCTGCCGCCACCGATTTTGCCGAGCAAGAATCCTTGCCGGCGCTCGCCCAAGAGCCAGCGCCCGCCCAAGAGCCGGAGCCGACTGGTGAGCTTGAGGCGCAGTCAAGCGATCAAACAGAGGAAACGTTCGCCCATGAGCCCGGCGGTAACCTCAGCAGCGAGCCTGCCAGCGAGCCGACTGTCGAAGCCGCGTCGAGCGATGCGCCGCACGGGAAACACTTTGCGAGCATCGCCGACGGCGAGGATCTGAGCCGCTGGCCCTCCGACAGCGAGAACGCCGTGGCCGCCGAACCGGCTCACGAAGCCCCGGTCAATGGCGCCGAGACCGATCCGTCCGAGCCTGCTATTGCTGACGAGGTTAAGGCGCCGAGTGATCCCGCCATCGAAGGGTCGACCGACGACGAGGAGCCCACCGAACCGAGCGGCGTGAGCGCAAGCTACGTTGACCCGTTCGCCGCTCCCGAAAAGCCGGCTCAAGAGGAGGACACGAAGAGCGAGCCTGAGTCGTACCTCGACCGCTACGCCCATTTGCTGCAAGAAGACGGCGAGGCGGAAGCCAGCACGCCGTCGCCGGCCGCCACACAGTTGCCGCCGCAGCCCTCTGCGGCCCTCGGGGCGGGCGCTGCGGAGCCGACCGACAAGGGAGGCGAAGACGACGAGTCGATCGACGATTACATGGCGAAGATGATGGCCCGCATCCGCGGCGAATCCGCCGCCCCGGCGCCCACCCCGGCGCCCGCTCCGGTTCGCAAGCCATCGCCATCGGAGACCAGCGCGCCCGAGGATGCCGTCGAAACGGAGCCTGTGGCCGCGGCCGAGCCGCCGGCCGTGGCGAAGGTCGAGTTCCGTGGCGGCCCGGCGCCGGAGAAGGCCGACGCCTTGGACCAACTGCGTCAGCTCGCCAACCAATCGGCCCGCAAGGCGATCACGCTCTCGGATCACAACAAGGGACGCGAGAAGGTCTCGCTGAACCTGGGGCTTGGAGGCGTGTCGATCGGATTCGGTTGCCTGCTCGCCACGATGGCGACTGAAGTTTTTTCAGCGCACATGTACGCCGCGGCGGCGCTGATCCTGATCGGCTGCGGCTGGCTGCTGAAGACGGGTCTGCGGCTGTTGGGCGGCGTGAAGCTCGCCGATTGA
- a CDS encoding sugar phosphate isomerase/epimerase family protein, whose translation MSTPRVILSAFGDEAANSKLAVEQFAALSAIGLQYYSLRFIDLGDGVKNVMDLTKREVAKLRHLEDEYGMNVASIGSPIGKVKLVKEEDGTNNKYVPLKKYLTKDVQRACDMAHALETKLIRGFSFYPPKGADPSEYLEQAADALGQIAEVCHRSDLTFGLEVEANLVGRTGQLMAELHKKVNHPAMVTIFDGGNIVSQGYSTTECYEQYLAMKPSLGWMHVKDFRDPDLSRSDHVDEEKLKHFVPADRGDSAHDLIFRDLKDLLPRLEKKLKRRGIPGVFIDLEPHLKGGGQFGGFSGPDGMGVAVRSLCRLLDYAGVEYHLRDFEDVRMARGF comes from the coding sequence ATGTCCACACCGCGCGTAATCCTCTCCGCCTTCGGCGACGAAGCGGCCAACAGCAAGCTCGCGGTCGAGCAGTTCGCCGCCCTCTCGGCCATCGGCTTGCAGTATTACAGCCTGCGGTTCATCGACCTGGGCGACGGCGTGAAGAACGTCATGGACCTCACCAAACGCGAGGTCGCCAAGCTGCGTCACCTGGAGGACGAGTACGGCATGAACGTCGCGTCGATCGGCTCGCCGATCGGCAAGGTGAAGCTGGTGAAAGAGGAGGACGGCACCAACAACAAGTACGTGCCGCTCAAGAAGTACCTGACCAAAGACGTGCAGCGCGCCTGCGACATGGCCCACGCGCTCGAGACGAAGCTGATCCGCGGGTTCTCGTTCTACCCGCCCAAGGGCGCCGACCCGAGCGAGTACCTCGAGCAGGCGGCCGACGCCTTGGGCCAGATCGCCGAAGTCTGCCACCGCAGCGACCTGACCTTCGGCCTGGAGGTTGAGGCGAACCTCGTGGGCCGCACCGGCCAGCTGATGGCCGAGCTGCACAAGAAGGTCAATCACCCGGCGATGGTCACGATCTTCGACGGCGGCAACATCGTCAGCCAGGGCTACAGCACCACCGAGTGCTACGAGCAGTACCTGGCGATGAAGCCGAGCCTCGGCTGGATGCACGTGAAGGACTTCCGCGACCCCGACCTGTCGCGCAGCGACCACGTGGACGAGGAGAAGCTCAAGCACTTTGTGCCCGCCGACCGGGGCGACTCGGCCCACGACCTGATATTCCGCGACCTGAAGGACCTGCTGCCGCGGCTGGAAAAGAAGCTCAAGCGGCGCGGCATCCCGGGCGTGTTCATCGATCTCGAGCCGCACCTGAAGGGGGGCGGCCAGTTCGGTGGGTTCAGCGGGCCCGACGGCATGGGCGTCGCCGTGCGGTCGCTCTGCCGGCTGCTCGACTACGCGGGGGTCGAGTACCACCTGCGTGACTTCGAAGACGTGCGCATGGCGCGTGGCTTCTGA
- the trpD gene encoding anthranilate phosphoribosyltransferase: MPPIQHDFLALLGRVSAGENLSQEEMAAAVDHLMEGAASDEQIAMLLTALAHKGETVDEVAGAAESMRRHMTPLRTTRTDLVDTCGTGGGGSTTFNVSTTAALVAAAAGANVAKHGNRSVTSRTGSADVLAELGVNIEATVPQVEACLDQLGVCFCYAPLMHPAMRHVGAVRKQLGIRTIFNVLGPLANPAGARRQLLGAGRPELRPLLAGAIARLGTDHTLVVSGDDGLGDVTITGGTRVSDVRCDASGKAELKEFSWTPEDFGVDRGGAAGIEVEGPEHSAAVIRKILKGAPGAARDIVVLNAAATLIVAGLEKDPRAAGRRASEAIDTGATADLLAALATLSHAPA, translated from the coding sequence ATGCCCCCCATCCAGCACGATTTCCTCGCCCTTTTAGGCCGCGTATCGGCAGGTGAGAACCTTTCGCAAGAGGAAATGGCGGCGGCTGTCGACCACCTCATGGAGGGCGCCGCCAGCGATGAGCAGATCGCCATGCTGCTCACCGCCCTGGCCCACAAAGGTGAGACCGTCGACGAGGTGGCCGGCGCCGCCGAGTCGATGCGCCGCCACATGACCCCCCTGCGGACCACCCGCACCGACTTGGTCGACACGTGCGGCACCGGCGGGGGCGGCTCGACCACGTTCAACGTGAGCACCACCGCCGCCTTGGTGGCCGCCGCCGCCGGCGCCAATGTCGCCAAGCACGGCAACCGCAGCGTCACGAGCCGCACCGGCTCGGCCGACGTGCTCGCCGAGCTGGGCGTCAACATCGAGGCGACCGTCCCGCAGGTCGAGGCGTGCCTCGACCAACTCGGGGTCTGCTTCTGCTACGCCCCGCTGATGCACCCCGCCATGCGGCACGTGGGGGCGGTACGCAAGCAGCTGGGCATCCGCACGATCTTCAACGTGCTCGGCCCGCTGGCCAATCCCGCTGGGGCGCGGCGCCAGTTGCTCGGCGCCGGCCGGCCCGAGCTGCGTCCCCTTCTGGCGGGCGCCATCGCCCGCCTGGGGACCGATCACACGCTGGTGGTGAGCGGTGATGACGGGCTGGGAGACGTCACGATCACCGGAGGCACGCGTGTATCCGATGTGCGCTGCGACGCCTCGGGAAAAGCCGAGCTGAAAGAGTTCTCTTGGACGCCCGAAGATTTCGGCGTCGATCGCGGCGGGGCCGCGGGGATCGAGGTCGAGGGGCCCGAGCATTCGGCGGCCGTGATTCGCAAGATCCTCAAAGGCGCTCCCGGCGCGGCGCGCGACATCGTGGTGCTCAACGCCGCCGCCACGCTGATCGTTGCGGGCCTCGAAAAAGATCCCCGCGCCGCCGGCCGCCGCGCGTCTGAAGCGATTGACACCGGCGCCACGGCCGACCTGCTAGCGGCGTTAGCGACTCTTTCGCACGCCCCTGCCTGA
- a CDS encoding nucleoside hydrolase: MTRKVILDIDPGVDDAVALCVALADPRLEVVAVTATGGNVDARQATLNTQAIIEQVDPLRWPRIGAADPQLVLRADARDLHGAKGLGGAEPPTVELANRHPAIKVIAEEVRQAPKEVTIVCTGPLSNLAAALRYEPEVVEQIGRVVTLGGSVAAGGNITPAAEFNVFCNAEAAKAVYGSSLAKTVVPLDVTQRFVVDYDLMELLKGLGTRTADFLSQILPPFYRVHRQQFGMEGVYMHDVAAVAMASHPEWFTTEPMYGDVETMGELTHGATVFDRRKAPGEVPNVEVALDVELEELRGYLYETLERAT; this comes from the coding sequence ATGACGCGTAAAGTGATTCTCGACATCGACCCGGGCGTGGACGACGCCGTGGCGCTCTGCGTAGCGCTTGCCGACCCCCGACTGGAGGTGGTGGCCGTCACGGCCACGGGGGGCAACGTCGACGCCCGCCAGGCGACGCTCAACACGCAGGCGATTATCGAGCAAGTCGATCCGCTACGTTGGCCCCGGATCGGCGCCGCCGATCCGCAGCTCGTGCTGCGAGCCGACGCACGCGACCTGCACGGCGCCAAGGGGCTGGGGGGCGCCGAGCCCCCCACGGTGGAATTGGCGAACCGGCACCCGGCGATCAAGGTGATCGCCGAAGAGGTGCGCCAGGCGCCCAAGGAAGTGACGATCGTTTGCACCGGCCCGCTCAGCAACCTGGCGGCCGCCTTGCGCTACGAGCCGGAAGTGGTGGAGCAGATCGGCCGGGTCGTGACCCTGGGCGGCTCGGTCGCGGCAGGAGGCAACATCACACCGGCCGCCGAATTCAACGTGTTCTGCAACGCCGAAGCCGCCAAGGCGGTGTACGGATCGAGCCTCGCCAAGACGGTCGTCCCGCTCGACGTGACGCAGCGCTTCGTCGTGGACTACGACCTGATGGAGCTTCTCAAAGGGCTCGGCACCCGGACGGCGGACTTTCTCTCGCAGATCTTGCCCCCGTTTTACCGGGTGCACCGCCAGCAGTTCGGCATGGAGGGCGTTTACATGCACGACGTGGCCGCCGTGGCCATGGCGTCGCACCCGGAGTGGTTCACCACCGAGCCGATGTACGGCGACGTCGAGACCATGGGCGAGCTGACGCACGGCGCCACGGTGTTCGATCGCCGCAAGGCGCCCGGCGAGGTGCCGAACGTGGAGGTGGCGCTCGACGTGGAGCTCGAGGAGCTGCGCGGCTACCTGTACGAGACGCTTGAGCGAGCGACCTGA
- the queC gene encoding 7-cyano-7-deazaguanine synthase QueC → MPENSQNAVLLLSGGLDSATVAAIARSEGYRLHALSVDYGQRHRFELDAARRVAEAASVAEHRTVEVGMGAFGGSALTSDLAVPQDRSDDEMAGGVPITYVPARNTVMLSLALGYAEVVGARDLFLGVNAVDYSGYPDCRPEFVEAFERLANLATKAGVDSSEGRGGAPFRVHAPLIKMTKAQIVRRGVELGVDYGLTHTCYSPGATGTACGRCDACQLRLKGFKEAGVEDPIEYQRG, encoded by the coding sequence ATGCCAGAGAATTCGCAAAACGCGGTCTTGCTCCTCTCGGGCGGGCTCGATTCGGCCACCGTGGCGGCGATCGCCCGCAGCGAGGGCTACCGCCTGCACGCCCTCAGCGTCGACTACGGCCAGCGGCACCGCTTCGAGCTCGACGCGGCTCGCCGCGTCGCCGAGGCCGCCAGCGTGGCCGAGCACCGCACGGTGGAGGTCGGCATGGGAGCGTTTGGCGGCAGCGCCCTCACCAGCGATCTCGCCGTGCCTCAGGACCGCTCAGACGACGAGATGGCCGGCGGCGTGCCGATCACCTACGTGCCCGCCCGCAACACGGTGATGCTCTCGCTCGCCCTTGGCTACGCCGAGGTCGTGGGCGCCCGCGACCTGTTCCTCGGCGTCAACGCCGTCGACTACAGCGGCTACCCCGACTGCCGTCCCGAGTTCGTCGAGGCGTTCGAGCGGCTGGCGAACCTGGCCACGAAGGCGGGCGTCGATTCTTCCGAAGGACGCGGCGGCGCGCCCTTCCGTGTGCACGCCCCGCTGATCAAGATGACCAAGGCCCAGATCGTCCGCCGCGGCGTGGAACTGGGCGTCGACTACGGCCTGACGCACACCTGCTACAGCCCGGGCGCGACGGGCACGGCCTGCGGCCGCTGCGACGCCTGCCAGTTAAGATTGAAGGGCTTCAAAGAAGCGGGCGTCGAAGACCCGATCGAGTACCAGAGGGGTTAG
- a CDS encoding TraR/DksA family transcriptional regulator, which translates to MARKDTIIKMRDILVRRRDALRKALAGDLSLLKQLPEQTGSDVVDAALDASQDEISSKLAEVESRELGNIERALQRMNEGTYGHCEVCTEKIPVVRLNALPYATMCIACQQADEEGRLEERRVNDWSKVVDTGFTDTNVSVNDFEMQ; encoded by the coding sequence ATGGCACGCAAAGACACGATCATCAAGATGCGCGACATCTTGGTCCGCCGACGCGACGCGCTCCGCAAAGCGCTCGCCGGCGACTTGAGCCTGCTCAAGCAATTGCCCGAGCAGACCGGTAGCGACGTGGTCGACGCCGCCCTGGACGCCTCGCAAGACGAGATCAGCTCGAAGCTCGCCGAAGTCGAGAGCCGCGAGTTGGGCAACATCGAACGCGCGTTGCAGCGCATGAACGAAGGGACCTACGGCCACTGCGAGGTCTGCACCGAGAAGATCCCGGTGGTCCGGCTCAACGCCCTGCCCTACGCCACGATGTGCATCGCTTGCCAGCAGGCCGACGAAGAGGGCCGGCTCGAAGAACGCCGTGTGAACGATTGGAGCAAAGTCGTCGATACCGGCTTTACCGACACAAACGTCTCGGTCAACGATTTCGAGATGCAGTAA
- the queF gene encoding preQ(1) synthase, with protein MTADNSSPRDLLETFDNEFPDREYKIEIVQPEFTSLCPKTGQPDFGVVTITYTPVKKCVELKSLKFYLQAYRTRGIFYEHITNTILDDLAAVTKPQWMKVEIAFHARGGITETVTAVHASTM; from the coding sequence ATGACCGCCGACAATTCCTCGCCGCGCGACCTGCTCGAGACGTTCGACAACGAGTTCCCCGATCGCGAGTACAAGATCGAGATCGTGCAGCCGGAGTTCACGTCGCTCTGCCCCAAGACGGGCCAGCCCGACTTCGGCGTGGTGACCATCACCTACACGCCCGTGAAGAAGTGCGTTGAGCTCAAGAGCCTGAAGTTCTACCTGCAGGCGTACCGCACGCGGGGGATCTTCTACGAGCACATCACGAACACGATCCTCGACGACCTGGCCGCCGTCACCAAGCCGCAATGGATGAAGGTGGAGATCGCCTTCCACGCCCGCGGCGGCATCACGGAGACCGTGACCGCCGTGCACGCCTCGACGATGTGA